Within Halalkalicoccus subterraneus, the genomic segment CTCGGCGAGCTCGGCATCGGGATGAACCGCGACATCGACCGGTTCACGTACAACATGCTGTTCGACGAGAAGATGGGCGACACCGTTCACATGGCCGTGGGTATGGCCTACGACGACTGTGTCGGCGAGGAAGGTGAGAAAAACGAGAGCGCGGTCCACGTCGACATGATCGTCGACATGAGCGAGGACTCCCGGATCGAGGTCGACGGCGAAGTCGTCCAGCGCGACGGCACCTTCCGGTTCGAGGAAAGCGAGACCTGAACGGCTCGATCGCCTCGAACGCGACCGGCGTGGCCGTGAGTACGGTTTCGAGCGATAACGCCGAGGTCGCGTCGGCCCGTCGACTTTATTTCATGATCCTTGGGATGTCAGACACATGTGTGTTTATAGTTACCAATCTACTATTGTCACCGATGGACGTTCACGACCGCGTTTCGGGACTTCAGCTGGATCGGGGACCGGTCGATCTCGTGCGGGCAGCGGTGCGATCCGCCCACAACCGCGCGAGTGACGCCTACCGGGCGGTTCGAGGAGGGCGCATCGTCACGGTGGCGGGCGTGTCCGTCCGCTTTCGGCTCACCGGTCGCGACGACGCGCGATTCCTCCGGCGCTTTCTCGACATCGAGGGAACGATGCTCGCCGATCTGCTTCGCGAACTCCGCGCGGATGACGTCTTCTGGGACGTCGGTGCGGCCGGGGGGTTTTACACCTGCTTCGCGAGCGCGATGCTCGATGACGACAGCGTGATCGCCTTCGAACCGAATCCGGACGTTAGGGCGGTCCTTCACCGACGCCTCGACGGCCGCGAGGCCGATCCGCGGGTGTTCGAGTGCGCTCTTGCGGACGCGGCGGGAACGCGATCGCTCGACAACCCCCGTCGCGAGCGGGGACGTTGGCAGGGAACTCCCTCGCTCTCGACGGACCCCGGGGCGGCTCCCGGCGCGGAAGCCGTCGAGATCGAGACTCGGACCGGGGACGATCTCGCCGCGGACGGAGTTCCACGGCCGACCGTCGTGAAGATCGACGTGGAGGGTGCTGAGCCGCTAGTGATCGAGGGACTCTCCGAGACGCTGGCTCGTGAGGACTGCCGGCTGGTCTACTGCGAGGTCCACCGCGAGAGCGGTCGTCGTCGCTCGCCCGCCGACTACGGTTCCTCCCCCGAAGCCGTCGAGGGGGCGCTCGTGGAACTCGGCTTCGACATCGAACGTCTCGAGGACCGGGGCGGCGAGTACCTGCTCAAAGCGACCAAACGCTGATCAGGCGAGTTCGAGCTCTCGGAGTACGTCCGCCAGCACGTGCGCTGCGAGGTTGACCGCGCTCACGCGGGCGAGCGGGCGACTGACCGGACGGAGCAGTCGGACGAGCGCGCCCCCGATGAGGACGTGACTCGCGAGCCGTTCGAGCCTGATGGTCACGTCCGGAAACACCGACTCCTGATCGGTAAACGCCCGGACGGGGTCGTGGACCGCCCCCACGAGGTGCGACCACCCGCCGGTTTTCACCCGGGCGATGAGGAAGTGATCGAGGTCGACGAAGACGCTGAGAAACAGGCCGTACGTCCAGAGCGCGAGTTTCGCGGGCGGCGAGCGACCGCGTGCGACGACCGGAACGGAGAGCGCGCCACAGAGCGCCCCGATCGCGGCGTGTTCGTGCGAGTACATTCCTATAGTTTAGTAAACTCGAATGTATAATCCGGTGCTTACACGGTAGCTAACAGTATAATTTCTACACAGACTGATTTGTAAAAATTGCGATAAGCATGATCTGTTTCTGTAGATTAGCTGTTCTCATCTGGGCTAAAAACCCCTGGACTATTTGATATCAAGACGTATGATGCTGTACAAACGCACAATCCAAATAGATACCATATAATAATACTTGGACTATAATACATTGATAACTCGAATTCATCACCGGACATAATTGGAACCCAAAATAACACACTAAGACCTAATCCGACAGCACAGACGATCATCATTCTGGCAGTTTCGTTCATCCGGAGATCACTTCCCGTTTCGTATACAGTACCCACATAATATAGATGAAAAACGCTACAGAGATGACTTCGAAATAAACTCTCAAACCTAAGCCAGATGATGTAATATTCGTACGAATCACAAATAATACTGTAATAACTCCACTATATATTATAGAAGGAATAACGAGATACCTTAGTATTGCATTTGTTCTTTGTTTCCCATCAGATTGAGCTTTTGAATCGTACAATTCTACCATCTTATCTGTATTATAACTAATTTCACATATAAATTACTATCCAATAACTAATCTCATTTAATATTATTTCATACTACAATAAAACTATCCATATTTAAAAAGGAATAGTCGCTACATATGTATCTATAGCTACCGAATCGAGCAGTCAAGTTTCACACCCGGTTCTGGATACCGGACTCGTATCACCGACTACTGGTACGCGATAGACCTCGAATGCGTTCACCAGGGTTCGTGCTTGAACCCGAAGAGATAGGCGAGCACGTTCGTGACGACGTGGAGGATCGGCGTGAGGACGAAGACGACGATCAGAAGCGGGAGGGTGAAGACGGCGACGAGCCACTCGAAGGCGACGATCGCCGTCAGAACGAGCGCGCTCACGGCGAAATCCAGCTGGTCGACGCCGGGAAGCGGCGCGCCGCGGTTCCGTCCCAGACGGCGCTTGACGAACGAGGCGATCATGTCCCCGAGCATCGCGCCGAGCGGCAGGGTGATCATGGCCACCAGCGGGAAGGTCGGCACCGACACGCCGAGCGCCTCGACGGCCGTGGGTCGCAGGACGTTGAGCAGATAGGCGATTCCGATCCCGACGAGCGTGCCGACGAGCGTCCCACGCCAGGTCTTGCCGTCGCCGAGGATCCGCCTGTCCTTCCACGTTCGCCCGCCGTCGATGGGCGCGCCGCCGCCCGCGAGGACGGCGGCGTTGTTCGGGACGTAGGCGGGCAACATCACCCAGAAGGCGACGATCAGGAGTTCGAGTGGGCCCATACCGGGTTCGAACGGCCCGGGGAGTTAATGCCCAACGGTTCGCGCCCGGGCATTCAGAGTTAAAGTCGCCGGCGACGAAGGAGGGGTATGATTCCGCCGATCGCGCGCCGATTCGTCGCCGGGGAGACCCCCGCGACCGCCCTCGAACACGTTCGTGAGTGTAACGACCGCGACATCAAAGTCGTCCTGAACCTCCTGGGGGAGCACTACGACGACCCTACGGCGGCCGATGACGACGCCCGCGCGTACGCCGCGCTGCTCTCGGATCTCGCTGACACCGACCTCGACGCCTGCATCACGATCAAACCGTCCCAGATCGGGCTTGACGTGAGCGAGGCTCGGTTCCGGGACAACCTTCGGGGGGTCGTCGACACTGCCGACGAACACGACCAGTTCGTCTGGATCGACATGGAGAATCACACCACCACCGACGCCACGCTCGACGCCTTCGAGGAGTTCGCCGAGGCTCGGGGAGGGGGGATGGGCGTCTGCTTGCAGGCGAACCTCAAACGCACCCGCGACGACATCGAGCGGTTTGCCGACGTTCCCGGGAAGATCCGGCTGGTGAAGGGCGCCTATGACGAACCGCCGGCGATCGCGTATAAGAGCAAAGAGCGGATCAACGAGGTGTATGGGGAGTACTTGGAGTACATGTTCGAGAACTACGGCGGCGGGATCGCCGTCGCCAGCCACGACCCCGTGATGATCGACCGGGCGAACGAACTGCACGAGGAACACGCCACCCCCTTCGAGATCCAGATGCTGATGGGTGTTCGTGAGGACGCCCAGGAGGAGCTCGCTCACGAGTACGAAGTCCATCAGTACGCGCCCTATGGCGGGAAGTGGCTCTCGTATTTCTACCGCAGAATGATGGAGAGAAAGGAAAACGCAGGCTTCGCGCTACGGGCGATTCTGGGCCGATGAACAACTCTTTTAGCCCGGCGGCGTAAGGGGGCTTCAATGTCGACCTGGAAGCGGGACATGGCGAGCGGGCTGGTCGTTCTCGTCCCGATCATCGTCACCATCTGGGTGGTCTACTGGCTGTTTCGCTTCATTGCGAACCTCCCGCTGACACAGACCATCGCGAACCCCGCGCTTCGCGTGTTCATCACGCTCGTCGTGTTCGTCCTCCTCGTGTTCGCCGTCGGTTACCTGATGCGTACGGCCATCGGCTCGCTGGTCGAGGCCGGTATCGACAACGTGATGAACCGCGTGCCCGGCCTCCGCGTGGTCTACAACGCCTCGAAGATGGCCGTCGAGACCGCCCTCACTGGTACCAGCGACCTTCAGGCACCGGTGAAGATCGATACGTGGAAGAACATCCGTATGACCGCGTTCAAAACGGGGCGGGAGGCCCCCGACGGCCGGAAGCTCCTCTTTTTACCCACGGCACCGAACATCACCAGCGGGTTCGTTATCGAAGTCGACGAGGAGGACGTCATCGAGACCGACGAGAACGTCGAGGAGGCGCTCACGAGGATCCTGAGTGCGGGCTTCGGCGAGCGCGACGAGACCCCCGCGGGCATCCCGATCGACGTCGTCGAGGAGAAGCGCGAGGGCGAGGAGCGCCCGGCGACCGACTGAACTACTCCACTGTGGGGTACTGGGCGTCGAGCAGTTCGCCGGCTCCGGTCTCGCTTTCGCTCCCATCCGTCGTGCCCTCGGGACTGACGCTGCCCGTCCGGTAGCCGTGCAGATCGAGCGTGACGTGTTCGAAGCCCAGATCCTCCATGTGGGCGCGCGTCGCCCGCACGAACTCGATGTCCAACGCTTCCTCTAGCTCCTCGGGCGCGATCTCGATACGGGCTAGCCCGTCGTGATCCCGGACCCGGAACTGCGAGAACCCCCAGCCACGAAGCAGGGCTTCGGCCTTGTCGACGCGGGTCAGGCGTTCCTCGGTGACCTCGACTCCGGTCGGAATTCGGGAGGAGAGACAGGCCATCGAGGGCTTGTCGGCCACGGAGAGCCCGTAGGAATCGGCGATTTCCCGGACCTCCTCTTTGGTGACGTCGTGTTCGAGGAGCGGCGAGCGGGCGTCGAGTTCCGCGACCGCCTGCAGGCCCGGACGATGCCCCTCGCCGGAGTCGGAGGCGTTGGTGCCGTCGCACACGACCGGAATCCCGAGTTCCTCGGCCCGTTCGAACATCTTCCCCAACCGCATGGATCGACAGTGATAGCAGCGGTCGCCGTCGTTCTTCACGAACTCGGGGTCGTCGAGCTCGGAGAACTCGACGATCTCGTGGCGGATACCGATCTCCCCTGCGACCCGCTTCGCGTCGTCGAGTTCCGCCTCGGGTAGCGTCTCGCTTCTGGCGGTACACGCGACCGCGGCCTCGCCCAGCGCGTCGTGGGCGATGGCGGCGACGGCGCTCGAATCGACTCCCCCGGAGAAGGCGACGAGCACCCCCTCTTCCGTGGCGAGGTCCGCGCGGGCGGCGGCCAGTTTCTCCTCTGCGGACATACACGCGGTTGCGCGCCCGCGGACAAAAGCCGTGCGGGTCGACCGCTTCGGCGCTATACCGATCCACCCGTCCGATAATAACAGCATAAATAACTATAGTGGCGGTGTAGGCCGCGCATGAACGGGATATCGTCATGTATCCAACAGGTGGCCGGTGGGGAGCGGACGCTGTCGGTCTCCAACGCCGCGACGGACGAGCTCTCGGCGCTTCGCTCGCACTTCGAACTCCGAAACGTGCCCGTCGAAGGGACGACTTCCGACCTGCCCGGTGGTCTGTGCGTCCTCCACGACGACGAGCGCGTGCTCGCGGCGAGCCCGCTCGCCGAGGTCATCCGCGCGGTTGGGTTCGACCCCGCGGCGTTCGAACCGGGCTTCGAGCACGAACGGCCCGACGTACTCGAGCACGTGGAGACGACCACGTTCGTCTCCTACGACAAACGTCGGATGATCCTCGCCTCCCGCGAGGTCGAAGAGCGGGCATGGCGTGCGGGCGGCGGCCGGCTCTACGCTGGCTTCCAGTGCCTCTCCAGACTGCGCGCCCAATGGCCGATCTACGAAACGCTCACTCGAACCGTCGACGTGCGCGTCTACGGGTTGCGTGATTGGGAGCCTCCGGGCGATGTCGCGGTCGATGACGCCGACGACGAGGAAATCAGGAACTCGTGGTTCGTCGTCTACGACGGCAATGGGGCGGACGAACGGAAAGCCGCCCTCGTGGCCGAGGAGGTCGATTCGGGCGAGTTCACGGGCTTTTGGACTTACGAGACGGAAATCGTCGACGACCTCTTGGACTACCTCCCCGAGCGAGCTCCGGTCTGATCGCTTTGTCGTCCGCGGCCGGGACGTTTTTGCGTTCGCGCCGGTACTGGGCCTACTGATGGAGTTCGAGTCGATCCCCGGCGTGGGCGCGAAGACTGCAAGCGCGCTCGCCGAGGTCGAGGACGCCGAACGCGCGCTCCGCGAGGGCGACGTCGCCCGGCTCGCGAGCGCGCCGGGGATCAGCCAGGGCCGGGCCGCCCGAATCGCTCGCGGCGTCATCCGGCACGAACACGGCGATTCGAGTCGGCTGCTGCGAACCGATCGCGCCCGCGAGATCCACGGGGAGCTACTGACGCTGCTCCAGGAGCGGGCGGTCACTTCCTACGGAAAACGCCGGCTCGAAACGTTCTACCCGAGCGGAACTCCCTCGCGTATCGAGGAGGTACAGGCCTTCTCGCGGGGCGCGGCCGAGCGCGAGCCCGACCCCGACGTGCGCGAGGCACTATCGGGGGTCGCGCCGCTTTCGGCTTCCCGCGAGGTCCGGGTCCGCGATCGTTGTCTGGTGACCAGTGACGCCGAGACGTTGGCGGAGGCCCGCGAGGCGATGCCCGAACTCGCCGTGGAAGTGTGCGAGGACGCCCGCGGACTCGCGGAGCTCGCGCGGGGATACTCGACGGTGATCGCGCTCGACGAGGCCTTTACCGGCGTGGAGATCGAGGGCGACGTCCAGGTCAGACCCGACGCCCTGACGAAGCCCGCCGAGACGGTTCCCGAACGAACCCTCTCGTTTTTCGCCGCGAACCGTGAGTCGATCCGGGCGGCGATTGTGGTCCACCGTGTCGCCGACATGGACTC encodes:
- a CDS encoding aminopeptidase → LGELGIGMNRDIDRFTYNMLFDEKMGDTVHMAVGMAYDDCVGEEGEKNESAVHVDMIVDMSEDSRIEVDGEVVQRDGTFRFEESET
- a CDS encoding FkbM family methyltransferase, translating into MDVHDRVSGLQLDRGPVDLVRAAVRSAHNRASDAYRAVRGGRIVTVAGVSVRFRLTGRDDARFLRRFLDIEGTMLADLLRELRADDVFWDVGAAGGFYTCFASAMLDDDSVIAFEPNPDVRAVLHRRLDGREADPRVFECALADAAGTRSLDNPRRERGRWQGTPSLSTDPGAAPGAEAVEIETRTGDDLAADGVPRPTVVKIDVEGAEPLVIEGLSETLAREDCRLVYCEVHRESGRRRSPADYGSSPEAVEGALVELGFDIERLEDRGGEYLLKATKR
- a CDS encoding CDP-2,3-bis-(O-geranylgeranyl)-sn-glycerol synthase, with the translated sequence MGPLELLIVAFWVMLPAYVPNNAAVLAGGGAPIDGGRTWKDRRILGDGKTWRGTLVGTLVGIGIAYLLNVLRPTAVEALGVSVPTFPLVAMITLPLGAMLGDMIASFVKRRLGRNRGAPLPGVDQLDFAVSALVLTAIVAFEWLVAVFTLPLLIVVFVLTPILHVVTNVLAYLFGFKHEPW
- a CDS encoding proline dehydrogenase family protein translates to MIPPIARRFVAGETPATALEHVRECNDRDIKVVLNLLGEHYDDPTAADDDARAYAALLSDLADTDLDACITIKPSQIGLDVSEARFRDNLRGVVDTADEHDQFVWIDMENHTTTDATLDAFEEFAEARGGGMGVCLQANLKRTRDDIERFADVPGKIRLVKGAYDEPPAIAYKSKERINEVYGEYLEYMFENYGGGIAVASHDPVMIDRANELHEEHATPFEIQMLMGVREDAQEELAHEYEVHQYAPYGGKWLSYFYRRMMERKENAGFALRAILGR
- a CDS encoding DUF502 domain-containing protein is translated as MSTWKRDMASGLVVLVPIIVTIWVVYWLFRFIANLPLTQTIANPALRVFITLVVFVLLVFAVGYLMRTAIGSLVEAGIDNVMNRVPGLRVVYNASKMAVETALTGTSDLQAPVKIDTWKNIRMTAFKTGREAPDGRKLLFLPTAPNITSGFVIEVDEEDVIETDENVEEALTRILSAGFGERDETPAGIPIDVVEEKREGEERPATD
- the larE gene encoding ATP-dependent sacrificial sulfur transferase LarE, with protein sequence MSAEEKLAAARADLATEEGVLVAFSGGVDSSAVAAIAHDALGEAAVACTARSETLPEAELDDAKRVAGEIGIRHEIVEFSELDDPEFVKNDGDRCYHCRSMRLGKMFERAEELGIPVVCDGTNASDSGEGHRPGLQAVAELDARSPLLEHDVTKEEVREIADSYGLSVADKPSMACLSSRIPTGVEVTEERLTRVDKAEALLRGWGFSQFRVRDHDGLARIEIAPEELEEALDIEFVRATRAHMEDLGFEHVTLDLHGYRTGSVSPEGTTDGSESETGAGELLDAQYPTVE
- a CDS encoding DICT sensory domain-containing protein, translating into MNGISSCIQQVAGGERTLSVSNAATDELSALRSHFELRNVPVEGTTSDLPGGLCVLHDDERVLAASPLAEVIRAVGFDPAAFEPGFEHERPDVLEHVETTTFVSYDKRRMILASREVEERAWRAGGGRLYAGFQCLSRLRAQWPIYETLTRTVDVRVYGLRDWEPPGDVAVDDADDEEIRNSWFVVYDGNGADERKAALVAEEVDSGEFTGFWTYETEIVDDLLDYLPERAPV